In the genome of Hydrogenophaga sp. PBL-H3, the window CAAGGCTCAGAATGCGCCACAACAATTGGTGAATGCTGCGGGGCGCCAGCTCTCCGCGCTGCCCAAGGACGTGGCCACTGCGCGGGAGCGCTGGACCCAGGCGATGAAGGAAAGCCAGGAGCGTTCGCGGCCACTCGGCGGCTTGCTGCCCCACAGCCAGGCGTTCGCGGGAGACCCCGATGGAACGCCGGCACAGCAGCAGGCATTTCAGTCCTCACGCGCCAATTTTCTGGCCCTCATGTTCTGCCTGATGTTGGGCACTGCCGGATTGCCACACCTGCTGACTCGCTACTTCACCACGCCCTCGGTGGCCACGGCGAGGGCTTCCGTGGCATGGACACTTTTCTTCATTGCCCTGCTTTATCTGAGTGCGCCCGCGCTGGCGGTGCTGGTCAAGTTCGAGGTGATGCAGAACGTGGTGGGCAGCAGCTTCGATGCCCTGCCAGCCTGGATCGCGCAATGGGCTCGCCTGGATTCGTCGCTGGTGTCGGTGAGCGATGTCAATGGAGATGGCATCCTGCAGTTCGGTGAAATCCGCCTGGGGGCCGACGTGATCATGCTGGCCACGCCAGAGCTCGGCGGCATGCCCTATGTGGTGTCGGGGCTGGTGGCTGCGGGTGGCCTGGCTGCGGCACTGTCCACTGCTGACGGGTTGCTGCTGACGATCAGCAACTCGCTGGTGCGAGATACCTATTGCAGTGAGGTCAAGCGCGTTGTGCCGCCCGAGCAGCGCGTGATTCTGTCCAAGTTCGTTCTGCTGAGTGTGGCCACCGTGGCGGCTTTTGTGGCGGCTTACAAGCCTGCAGAGATCTTGCCGCTGGTGGCCTCGTCATTCTCGCTGGCTGCATCGGCGCTCGTTCCCGCCATGATCATGGGCATCTTCTGGTCACGCACCACGGGCGCGGCTGCGGTTGCCGGCATGTTGCTGGGCCTGGGCCTGACCGTGGCCTACATGATGGTCAACGCGCCGCTTGTGCGCGCCTGGGTGGGACTGGCTCCGGGACAGAACCTCTGGTTCAGCATTCAGCCCGTTTCTGCCGGCGTTTTTGGCGTGCCGCTGGGCTTCGCCGTGATCATCGCCGTGAGCTGTTTGTGGCGTCGGAGCCCCTCTTTACCCTAGGGGTTTGCACTGATCCAGGGGGTCCGTTGCACCCCCTTCATGGGTTCTGTCAGCTTGCAGTCAGACGCTCTTCAAAGACTACGTCCGCTGCCCCTGTCGGGTCACAACCAAGGAGATATTCACATCATGGCAACATCGACGGCAACTGCTTCCGCACCGATGACCAAGGAGGAGCGCAAGGTCATCTTTGCATCCTCACTCGGCACGGTTTTCGAGTGGTACGACTTCTACCTTTACGGCTCGCTCGCGGCCATCATCGCGCGGCAGTTCTTCTCCGGCCTGGATCCAACATCCGCCTACATCTTCGCGCTGCTGGCCTTCGCGGCGGGCTTCCTGGTTCGTCCTTTCGGTGCCATCTTCTTCGGCCGGCTGGGCGACATGATCGGTCGCAAGTACACCTTCCTGGTGACCATTCTGATCATGGGTGCTTCCACGTTCATCGTGGGCCTGCTCCCCAGCTACGCCTCGATCGGCATGGCTGCTCCCGTCATCCTGATCGTCCTGCGCATGCTGCAAGGCCTGGCGCTGGGCGGTGAGTACGGTGGCGCAGCAACCTACGTGGCCGAACATGCGCCCCATGGCAAGCGCGGCGCATACACCGCGTGGATCCAGACCACGGCAACGCTGGGCCTGTTCCTGTCGCTGCTGGTCATTCTGGGTGTGCGCACCGCGATCGGCGACAAGGAGTTTGGTGATTGGGGCTGGCGTGTTCCATTCCTGCTGTCGGTCGTCCTGTTGGGTATCTCGGTGTGGATTCGTCTGAGCCTCAACGAATCGCCCGCGTTCCAGAAGATGAAGTCCGAAGGCAAGACCTCGAAAGCTCCATTGACCGAGTCCTTCGGCGAGTGGAAGAACCTCAAGGTCGTGATCATTGCGCTGCTGGGCCTCACGGCAGGTCAAGCCGTGGTCTGGTACACGGGTCAGTTCTATGCGCTGTTCTTCCTGACCACGATTGCCAAGGTCGACGCCACCACGGCCAACCTGTTGATCGCTGCCTCGCTGTTGATCGGCACGCCGTTCTTCATCGTGTTCGGCTCGTTGTCCGACAAGATCGGCCGCAAGCCAATCATCATGGGTGGTTGCCTGATCGCTGCGCTGACCTACTTCACGGTCTTCCCGATGTTGCTTAACTACGCCAACCCGGCGCTGGTGGAAGCACAACGGGTCAGCAAGGTGACCGTGACGGCCAACCTCGCGGAATGCTCGTTCCAGGGAAGCCCGATTGCACGCGACATCGATTTCCGCACCTCGTGCGATATCGCCAAGCGCGCCTTGACCCAGTCCTACATTCCTTACCTCAGCGTGCAGGGCACGGCGGGTACGGCGGCAACGATCACGTTGGGTGACAAGGTATTGACGGCTCCCGTCGGTGTTCTCAACGAGAAGCGCAACGGCTTCACACCTGAAAGCGCCAAGGCCATTGCCGACTTCCGCAAGGAGCTCGCCGATACCGCCAAGGCCGCCAGCCTCACGGTGCCTGCCGATCCTGCGAAGATGAACAAAGGCATGGTGCTGGTGATCCTGGTCTTCCTGGTGATTCTGGTGACCATGGTTTATGGCCCCATCGCCGCCATGTTGGTCGAACTCTTCCCCACCCGCATCCGCTACACCTCGATGAGCTTGCCGTACCACATCGGCAATGGCTGGTTCGGTGGCTTGCTGCCCACCACGGCATTTGCCATGGTGGCCGCGACCGGGGATATCTACTACGGGTTGTGGTACCCGGTGATCGTTGCCACGGGCACTTTCATCATCGGCATGATCTTCATCAAGGAAACCAAGGACGTCGACATCTACGCTCGCGACTGATGCCGACAGCACCCCTTGCGGGTGCCTCCTCGCTCAAAAGTGCCCGCCCCGTGCGGGCACTTTTTTTCGCTACAACTTTCAGCGTATGGACAAACCCCAGTTCAAATGACCACAGCCTCGTGCAAAGCTTGGCAGTTATGTAGACGAAACCGCCTCTTTTTGGCGTCACCAAGCGCTGGCCAGCCACGCAGCGCTCCATTGGGAACAGCATGATTGTTGCGAAAACCGAAGCCGGAATCCGTGTATTGAAGGATCGCTCGATCCCATTGACACCGAGGCAGCGTTCGGCGTTCATCCTGATCGACGGCAAGCGCACGCTGGATCAAATCCTGACCTCGTCCGCAGCCATGGGTGTTTCGCGCGAGGACGTGGAGCAGCTCTTTCAGTTGGGACTCATCACAGACACCTCTCCCGTCGAGACGCAGGCAGAGCAGGACGCCCGGGTGCTCAACTCCGCTGCGATCAACGTTCACAACGCGCGCAGCCCGACTCAGCGCTACCAGGATGCCTATCCCATTGCCACCCAGCTCACCGCCGCGCTGGGGTTGCGTGGGGTGCTCCTCAATCTGGCGGTGGAGGGCGCTGGCAACTACGATCAACTGCTGGCACTGGCCCCACGCATTCGCGACGCCGTGGGGGCTGAGAAGTACGCCACGCTGGACAGGGCATTGAGGGATCTTTGAGGCGCTGGAGGCGTGTTGTCGTCCCAGAAGGGACACTTTGCTATAATCGTGGGCTTGCCTTGCTGCACCCCATCCGACGCTGGGGGTAGCTTTAACCCAAGCCCGCCCATCGGCGGGTGAATCCACAAGGAGAGTCCATGCGTCATTACGAAATCGTTTTGCTGATCCACCCGGATCAAAGCGAACAGGTTCCAGCCATGCTGGAGCGCTACAAGGGCATGATCACCGCCGGCGGCGGCAAGATCCACCGCGTTGAAGACTGGGGTCGTCGCCAGATGGCATACCAGATCAACAAGCTGTCCAAGGCCCACTACCTGTGCGTCAACATCGAGGCCGATCAGGCCGTGATGGCTGAACTGGAGCATGCCTTCAAGTTCAACGACGCCGTGCTGCGCCACCTGACCGTGCTGCGCAAGAAAGCCGACACCGGCCCATCTTCGATGATGAAGTCGGTCGAGCGCGAAGAAGCCCGCAAGCTTCAGCAGCCCGCCCAGCAGCACCAACCGCAGGAACAGGCCCAGGCTTGATGCCCGGTGCGCGTTAACGTCAACGGGTGAACCAGACTCAATTGTCGGCCGTGGTGGTGCAGGTGCAGAGCCTGCGGTACACGCCGGCAGGCATACCGGCAGTCAACCTCGTGCTCGAACACGAATCACAGATTGTCGAACTGGACACCCCCAGGCAAGTGAAACTGCAACTCAGGGCCATCGCCTTCGGGTCGCACGCCGAAATCCTCTCCCGACAGGGCCTCGATTCGGTTTGTGAGTTTCACGGCTTCTTGACCAACGCGCGCAATGGCAAAGGCGTGGTGTTCCACATCCAAGATTTCAGCAAGACATAGGAAGGCCCATCATGGCGTCACCCAAACGTTTCAACAAAGACAAGCGCCCCAAGCGCAACACCCAATCGCTGCTGTTCAAGCGCAAGCGCTTCTGCCGCTTCACCGTGGCCAACGTCGAAGAAGTCGACTACAAGGACGTTGACGTCCTGCGCGACTTCATCGCCGAGAACGGCAAGATCATCCCCGCGCGCCTGACCGGCACGCGTGCCTTCTACCAACGTCAGGTCAACACCGCCATCAAGCGCGCGCGCTTCCTTGGCATGTTGCCTTACAGCGACCAGCACCGCGTCTGAAAGAGAGCCTGACATGCAAATCATCCTGCTCGACAAAGTTGTCAATCTCGGCGCCCTCGGCGATGTGGTCAAGGTCAAGGACGGCTACGCCCGCAACTTCCTGATTCCTTCCGGCCGCGCCCGCCGCGCCACGCAAAATGCCATCGCCGAATTCGAAGCACGCCGCGTCGAACTCGAAAAGGTGGCCGCTGCCAAGCACGCTGAAGCCCAGGCCTTGGGTGAAAAGCTCTCCGCCGTGACGGTCAAGCTGTCGCAGAAAGCCGGTGTTGACGGTCGCCTGTTTGGCTCCGTCACCAACCACGACGTGTCCGAAGAGCTGAACAAACAAGGCTTCAAGGTTGCGAAGTCGCAAGTGCGCATGCCCAACGGTCCCCTGAAGAACGTGGGCGACTACACGGTGAGCGTGAACCTGCACACCGACGTGACGGTCGACGTCAACGTCACGGTGCTCGGCGAAACCGCCTGAGTCCCGCGCGGGCGCCCAGGCGCTTCGCTGAAAAGCCGCTGCCCTTCGGGCCGCGGCTTTTTTGTTGGATTTTGTGTGGCCTGGGTGTCCTGATGGACCCGCCCGTCATCCACCACTTTTACCGGGCTTGTCCACAGACTTGTCCCATGACTTTCCAGGGTCCAGCGCTTACCATGGCCCTTTACTTTTTCCACGCCGATGTCCGCCGTCTTTTCCAGCTCTTTCTCTTCTTTTGATGCCGGCCTGGACGAAGGAGGCGGTGGCGCTGACCGCCAGATCGCACAGCTGCGCGTTCCCCCTCATTCCATCGAAGCCGAGTCCAGTGTTCTGGGTGGTCTGTTGCTCGACAACGGTGCCTGGGATCGGGTGGCTGATCTCGTCAACGATTCCGACTTCTACCGTTACGAGCATCGCCTGACGTATTCCGTCATTGCCACGCTGGTCAATGCCAGCAAGCCGGCTGACGTGGTGACCGTGTTCGAGCACCTGCAGAACCTGGGCAAGGCCGAGGAGGCCGGCGGCCTTGCGTACCTCAACTCGCTGGCGCAGTACGTGCCGAGCGCGGCCAATATCCGCCGCTATGCGGAGATCGTGCGCGAGAGGGCCATCCTGCGCAAGCTGGTTGCTGCCAGCGACGAGATCGCCACGGCAGCATTCAACACGCAGGGCAAGGCGGTTGAGAAAATCCTTGACGAGGCCGAACAGAAGATCTTCAACATCGGCGAGGAAGGCTCGCGGATGAAGGAAGGCTTCCAGGGCATGGACACGCTCGTGGTCGAGTTGCTCGACCGTGTGCAGGAAATGGCCGACAACCCCAACGACATCACCGGTGTGCCCACTGGCTTCGTCGATCTGGATCGCATGACTTCGGGCTTGCAGGCCGGTGACCTGGTGGTGCTGGCCGCGCGCCCTTCCATGGGCAAGACGGCGTTCGCCATCAACATCGCCGAGCACGTGGCGCTCAATGAGGGCCTGCCGGTGGCGGTGTTCTCAATGGAAATGGGCGCCTCCCAGCTGGCGGTTCGTATCGTTGGTTCGATCGGTCGTATCAACCAGTCTCACCTGCGCAATGGCAAGCTCACCGATGACGAATGGCCGCGGTTGACCGAAGCGATTGAAAAGCTGCGCAACGTCTCGTTGCACATCGACGAAACCCCGGGTCTCACCGCCAGCGTGCTGCGCGCCAACGCGCGGCGGCTATCGCGCCAGTGCGGCAAGCTGGGCCTGATCGTGGTCGACTACTTGCAGCTCATGAGCGGCAGCGGCGGCGACGGCGACAACCGGGCCTCGGAGCTGGGTGAAATTTCGCGAGGCTTGAAGATGCTCGCGAAGGAACTGCAGTGCCCGGTGATCGCGCTCTCGCAGC includes:
- the rpsF gene encoding 30S ribosomal protein S6, whose product is MRHYEIVLLIHPDQSEQVPAMLERYKGMITAGGGKIHRVEDWGRRQMAYQINKLSKAHYLCVNIEADQAVMAELEHAFKFNDAVLRHLTVLRKKADTGPSSMMKSVEREEARKLQQPAQQHQPQEQAQA
- the rpsR gene encoding 30S ribosomal protein S18, producing the protein MASPKRFNKDKRPKRNTQSLLFKRKRFCRFTVANVEEVDYKDVDVLRDFIAENGKIIPARLTGTRAFYQRQVNTAIKRARFLGMLPYSDQHRV
- the rplI gene encoding 50S ribosomal protein L9, which encodes MQIILLDKVVNLGALGDVVKVKDGYARNFLIPSGRARRATQNAIAEFEARRVELEKVAAAKHAEAQALGEKLSAVTVKLSQKAGVDGRLFGSVTNHDVSEELNKQGFKVAKSQVRMPNGPLKNVGDYTVSVNLHTDVTVDVNVTVLGETA
- the priB gene encoding primosomal replication protein N; this translates as MVVQVQSLRYTPAGIPAVNLVLEHESQIVELDTPRQVKLQLRAIAFGSHAEILSRQGLDSVCEFHGFLTNARNGKGVVFHIQDFSKT
- the dnaB gene encoding replicative DNA helicase translates to MSAVFSSSFSSFDAGLDEGGGGADRQIAQLRVPPHSIEAESSVLGGLLLDNGAWDRVADLVNDSDFYRYEHRLTYSVIATLVNASKPADVVTVFEHLQNLGKAEEAGGLAYLNSLAQYVPSAANIRRYAEIVRERAILRKLVAASDEIATAAFNTQGKAVEKILDEAEQKIFNIGEEGSRMKEGFQGMDTLVVELLDRVQEMADNPNDITGVPTGFVDLDRMTSGLQAGDLVVLAARPSMGKTAFAINIAEHVALNEGLPVAVFSMEMGASQLAVRIVGSIGRINQSHLRNGKLTDDEWPRLTEAIEKLRNVSLHIDETPGLTASVLRANARRLSRQCGKLGLIVVDYLQLMSGSGGDGDNRASELGEISRGLKMLAKELQCPVIALSQLNRSVETRTDKRPMMSDLRESGAIEQDADIIMFIYRDEYYTKDACKEPGVAEIIIGKQRNGPTGTVKLAFLNMLTRFESLAGGGDY
- a CDS encoding MFS transporter; amino-acid sequence: MATSTATASAPMTKEERKVIFASSLGTVFEWYDFYLYGSLAAIIARQFFSGLDPTSAYIFALLAFAAGFLVRPFGAIFFGRLGDMIGRKYTFLVTILIMGASTFIVGLLPSYASIGMAAPVILIVLRMLQGLALGGEYGGAATYVAEHAPHGKRGAYTAWIQTTATLGLFLSLLVILGVRTAIGDKEFGDWGWRVPFLLSVVLLGISVWIRLSLNESPAFQKMKSEGKTSKAPLTESFGEWKNLKVVIIALLGLTAGQAVVWYTGQFYALFFLTTIAKVDATTANLLIAASLLIGTPFFIVFGSLSDKIGRKPIIMGGCLIAALTYFTVFPMLLNYANPALVEAQRVSKVTVTANLAECSFQGSPIARDIDFRTSCDIAKRALTQSYIPYLSVQGTAGTAATITLGDKVLTAPVGVLNEKRNGFTPESAKAIADFRKELADTAKAASLTVPADPAKMNKGMVLVILVFLVILVTMVYGPIAAMLVELFPTRIRYTSMSLPYHIGNGWFGGLLPTTAFAMVAATGDIYYGLWYPVIVATGTFIIGMIFIKETKDVDIYARD
- a CDS encoding VC_2705 family sodium/solute symporter — encoded protein: MAELPAYAAYKRRLHRILTLYILALIAFLLLMAWAERSGLSRSWLGPIFLFSTVMMYGGIGIYGRTVDPEEYYVAGRRIPPVYNGMAAAADWMSAASFISLAGGLYLQGFGGTEGQVGGLAYVMGWTGGFCLVALLIAPHLRRLNLYTVPDYFKLRYGGNWPRRIAAFSAVLCSFTYVVAQIYGIGLVASRLTGVQFEIGIMLGLGGVVLCSFLGGMRAITWTQVAQYIILLLAFLIPVSWLAYKQVGNPLAPLVYGKQIEKITKLEHELMASPSEQQVQAEFLRRANQYAVWLQDVEGTLTRERALAEEHVRTLKAQNAPQQLVNAAGRQLSALPKDVATARERWTQAMKESQERSRPLGGLLPHSQAFAGDPDGTPAQQQAFQSSRANFLALMFCLMLGTAGLPHLLTRYFTTPSVATARASVAWTLFFIALLYLSAPALAVLVKFEVMQNVVGSSFDALPAWIAQWARLDSSLVSVSDVNGDGILQFGEIRLGADVIMLATPELGGMPYVVSGLVAAGGLAAALSTADGLLLTISNSLVRDTYCSEVKRVVPPEQRVILSKFVLLSVATVAAFVAAYKPAEILPLVASSFSLAASALVPAMIMGIFWSRTTGAAAVAGMLLGLGLTVAYMMVNAPLVRAWVGLAPGQNLWFSIQPVSAGVFGVPLGFAVIIAVSCLWRRSPSLP